TAGTCTAAGTTTGAAGGCTGGGGACAATTATTTATATAACATATATCAGATAGGACTGTACTTCTTCGTAGTTTGTTTCCCGAGCCGttcttttaatttcatttttttagtgGACGCCCGTTAAAAGCATGGGCTTGGAGTAGCTACtactgcggctgccgtggttttggtTTTCTGTGATTGCATGGAAGaatgaatggtaaaaagaaatgtcaaccattcccctTCTTGGCCACaggtaattaaactcgattctgttcggtttgtttttggcaaaactgtttcggtttgttcggtgcatgaaatttgactggATAAAATATAAACAATCGCATAATCAATATGTTTTGCTGTACATTCCCCAACACTGAATCTTTAGATGTGTATGTTTATAAGAATATTCGTGTTCCCTCATAAAAGGTGTTACAGAACAGTCCAAATAGACGTTTGACGTGAATAGTAACACTTTGTACTTTAGcggtatttaattttttttcttcaaattcgctcactttgagtgatttgtatttgtttttgttACATAATTAAACACCTATTCTAAAAGATCGCATATGAAAATGCCAATGCCACAGACATTAACTGGCTGTGCTTATACTAtattccatataaaaaaaatccgtattgattagtaaaatagaagttgcataggtcaccgTTCCACGGTGAAGCACgatctatgtttctgattaCCCCATTCAACTAACACACCTTCCTTCCCGAGGctattgtggagatgcagaggtattctcggtctctagtagcaacaataatcacacactaacattcccaccctttcccaactgactgtaagaacttggccggcgccgttattgatgaATATTTGAGAACTGCtggaacgtgcacttcgagaatagaaaAGACCACTtttcacttggatcgaagtgcaattcgTACCAGCTCTGatcaataacggagtagcaaccatagatactGCTTAAAAATAatacgaaattgttagattccaATACAATAGTTGTATTGGAGTCTTCCGGAATTGTATATgacaaaatgttatacaatttctgtaaggttctcATGCAGAACTGCATTAAAATCAGCCATCCACTGGTTGGGTGTTCAGATACGGATTTCGACCTAAACTATAAGgcctttagtgtctcgtactcggtgagtcaaatacgagacactggagACGTCCTTACAGTTGAAGTTGAAATATGtttctgtaaagattacaactTGATGGAATTATTAAacggaatagtactaaactcgtcttacggCAGGTGAAATCAGAATTATTGAATCAGGGGCTTTCGGATGCATGAATGATTTGAACTTGTATTACGATAGTTAACTTGGAAGGTGTTAGCTGCTCAGTGCATAAGGGGTTTATGTAATTAAAAGTCAGATTTATTTCATCAGCTCCCCCATGATAGAGGCAGAAATCTTTTCAGTTGCATATTATGTGATGTAATCATGAGGCTCTCCTTTCTCCTGGAGAACTTGTTGCACAGTATTAGTGATTTAGCATCAATTATGAAAAACACGTTGAGTATGCAGGGTAGAAAGCAACAGCGACGACTGCAGATCATCCACTTTCACCAGCCAGCAGCAAGGGTGCTCGAGAGACAGGAAGTGTGGCAGGATAACGAACGTAATTTTCCACCCACTGCTGCAGATTTTCCTCGTCCCGTCGGAATGGGTAGGTGCCCAAGGTGATGGGTACCCGCAGTGCAACCTGTCGCTCCATCAGGTTCGGCTCGATGAGAATCTTGAGGGAACGGAGGAAGACAGAGAAAGGCATTCTTCAATTGACGTTGATTAATACGAAAGCACCTCAGCGTGCTCCTTTTCGATAGTAAACCCGGTGATCATTACATCATGAATGAAATCCCATCAAAAGATCAACAGCTGCCAGAGGTAATTGAAATGTAATAATTGATATATAAAAAATGTATAATGAATGATGGTATATAAGAACGAAAGTGTTGATAGAGCAAGTCAAAAGACTCCAATAGTCGAGTCAATGAATGTTCATGAACTAGAAAAGCTGTTTGATTCaattgatttaatcatttagaTACTATTTCGAAGCCCTTCATTCACTATGATAGTTATCATAGTAAGTCTCTTAGTCCTATACCAGCCCGATATCGTTGAATATCGACTAATATCCTTTGATCCATTTTACCCATGTTTGATCCAATAAAAACTAGATGTGATTCCAAGTATATGCTACGCATCGGTTGACATCTTGACTGGTTGAACAGTTCCGCTAGAAGTTTAAAGCATAAAGTGATATGGGAAGTGTATGTGCTTCATCTTCCTGTGATTCTAAATGGAAGCGTGTTAAAGGCCGTGAATTGACATTGGATTCTGTTAAGTATAGCGTTCTAGTGCAGGTTCGTCTACCAGGGTAAAAGTTGCGATAGTCTtaggtgttcctatagttgcggtagtgttcttTTCAGTCTACATAGAAATcgcagcaacccatatagtCAATGATTTGATCGAGCTATCATTAcacgaaataaaagaaaattgcatccaaatcggtaaagtatcattaAAATACCTAATCTTTTTctctgctttgcaccaatagttgcggtagtatttCTATAGTTGCGAGTGCCGTAAAAAACggtgggattcgcaactataggaactcAAATTGAAAAAGTCTTGTAAAAGCATCCAAAACGGACCACTAGAAACAAAGGAAAAGAATCAGCACTTCGTCTAGATATCAGGTGACTCAAGCTTTAGTTTCAAAGTGTTGTTGAAATAGAACAGTATCGTAGGACATTCACGAAACAATCTTTGATAAATTCATTCACAGGAAATTATgccatttcaaatttaaaacggAAAATAGACGATTAAGGCCCTCGGATGTGCGTCCAAGCACTAAACTTTTCGATTTCCACCCCATCCATACTCACGCAAACACTATACTGCATCCGGATCAGGTGACAGCCGAGCAGATTGGTGGGCGGAAGCGGTGGCACTGTCAGGTGTCCGTTCTGCAGCACATCCCGAATGCCGGACTTGATGCGGTCCCGTACGATTGCTGCCAGCTCCCGTCGTTCCTGGTGCAGGAGCTTGCCGTGCGCATAGTACTGAATGGTCTACCGGTTGCCGTTGGTGAGTGCGGATCCCGTCGACGAACCGAATGGTCGAGTCGGGTGGTGAGAAGCGAAGCGTGGAACGGAGAGGAGAACATATTCAAATCAACTAGCGCAATGCAATTTAGTTGCAGCTCATTCGAAGTTTGTCTTGCAGTGTAATTAAAAGGCGGGAATTAGATTTTGCCGGGCGATGGCATCGTGCGGTTTGTTCCATTAGATGATACTAAGTGGATTATGACTGATGATGGTAGCTGCTGTTTCGTGCTGGAGTTTTCAAATTGAATCATAATCGCTTATGACCGTAAACCAATTGGGTTGATTGAAATGTGATAGTGATTacgaatgatgatgatgattgtgaTGTTTCATTTCGTGTTCagatatttgattttatttgtatTGAACAGTTTCCATCCATAAATTATTTAACATGTTTGTATTACTAAGGATacgcggtatttcgaaaattttcgttCCAGGTCAATCGAAACTTCCGTGGAATTTGAGCATGTCGAAATCTGATTTACACGAAATGAAacggaatttctaaatgaattttaaCTAATACCAAACTTtaaatagtcaaaaaaaaagttcggcTGTGCTGCCGAATAGAATTGTAAAGAAAGCATTCAAGATATCAGAAACACACATTCTAAAATTTAGTCCTACCACGCTAtacgattcttcatcagcagATGCGTTGTGCATAAGATCTATTATAAAACGCTCATTAAATTATTCTTATAGGGGaaatgctccttgaattcataccacgTACCTAAATCAATACCATTCTAaaacggggaagggtcatttggccgaaacccattcggccgaaagttgtttggccgaatgtaacatttggccaaacagaccattaggctgaaagtcatttggccaaaagggtcaattggcggaaagggtcatttggacaaagggtcgtttggccgaaagagtaatttggtcgaaatggtcatttggccgaaagggtcgtttgtccgaaagggtcatttggtagaaagcacataacataagtggatcttcgaacaaaatccaCATCTAAAAGTTGGTCCCCTTTCGGTAGGCCAAAACTGGTATAACGAGCGTagggaacatcgttctgtcattctcaagtgtaaacaaataccatatgatcagaaaattagaaCACTTTGTTTCAAAGAGTACAAAGGTCATGATAGACAGCCGATGTGTGGAGAAATTCAGTTATTAAGCATTCATATATTTTACATTATCGAGTAATGCGAGATTTTATCCGAAAACAAATATCTTCTGCGCTGTTCACAGCAATGGACAGAATATAAAATCAATATCAACATTCTCTTTATCTAAAACAGTTATTTTCAGGCGATTTTAGaacaatatattttttctaCACTACTAATATCGAAAATGAAATGTTCTGCCACCCACCACGAgcttctatcggtggtgacgaaatcgaggtggttgaagaattcgtgtacttgggctcactggtgaccgccgataacgataccagcagagaaattcggaggcgcatagtggctggatatcgtacgtactttggactccgtaagacgctccgatcgaatagagttcgccgccgtaccaaactgactatctacaaaacgcttattagacctgtagttctctacggacacgagacctggacgatgctcgtggagtaCCAACGCTCACTGGGAGCTTTttaaaggaaagtgttgcgtaccatctatggtggggtgcagatggcggacggtacgtggaggaggcgaatgaaccacgagttgcatcagctgttgggagaaccatccatcgttcacaccgcgaaaatcggaagtctgcggtgggccgggcacgtagccagaatgtcggacagtaatccggtgaaaatggttctcgacaacgatccgacgggaacaagaaggcgaggtgcacagcgggcaaggtggatcgatcaggtggaggacgatttgcggaccctccgcagactgcgtggttggcgaagtgcagccttggaccggagaagacttttatgtgcaccacaggccactccggccttagcctgataataaataaataaaaaatatatggcGCTCCAtgaagttggctgaaatttgcaatactccgtggaaaatttcaattcaaattaaatttatacatcaagcttcctgcAGGACTTTTTTGTTCTTTGGAgtattccgagcctcttgaagggaggtttcagagcctcttgaaaggcagtTTTTGAGCCACTCTGCGTGTTTTGAAAGTGAAGCAtacgaaccacttgaaagaagaaatcggaacctcttgaaagaagatgtctcatcctcttgaaaggaggcttccaaggaaggtttccaagcctcttgaagagtgGCTTCTGAGACTCTTAAAAGGCGGTTTTCTTgatttcagagcctcttgattAGAGGCTTCCGGAAATTTCCTCTTGAAAGCGGCatttgagccacttgaaagtacGCTTACAATCTTCTTGGAAGATAAATTTAgtgcctctttaaaggaggcttacgagcctcttgaaaaaaggcttctgttCCTATTAAAGGaaggcttacgggcctcttgaaaggaggcttccagcccggacccgtaatgctgggtagacacctttacgtggtgtgttacggggtaagatctaccacggttacattgccagctacaggcgaatcctgacccaacgaataccttcctcattatccaactccgtagtacttatgagggtgtcgctaagtcggtggcctctcgttaagtaagtactacatcaacacttccttcctctccctagttacggtgaagatgggcgtggccaggagtagtaatcctcatgcttttgttatttttgtttaagactggaatcaaggaccactgcccttcttgatttctgatagcattctagataaggatctcaaaagaaaaacatgagtatcactagtgtccaatctacgaattacaccgtaacaatgctaatactaatgctaatgctaatgcttgaaagaaggcttccagccctcatgaaaggcggctttcgagcccttgaaagaggcttcagagcctcttgacaggagggtTCTGAACCTCTTTggaggcggctttcgagccacttaaaaggaagcttgtCTGAACtttttgaaagtatgctttcaagcctcttcaagggaagcttccgagcctcttaaagggaggcttcaagcttcttgaacggaggcttcagaacctcttgaaagcgCCTTTTAGGCCACTCAAAAAAGgattctgagcatcttgaaagaacctcttgaaaataggcctCCGAGTCTCTTTAAAGGAGatttcgagctgcttggatggaggcttcaattctcttgcaacgagCTTTTCGGAAATAAGCCTTCATGTCTCTCGAATGAAGATTTCCGTACCTCCAGAGTTTATATTAGACTAGATTTAAGTTTCGAAACATGttgttaacatattattcaatattctATTTCGAataggtagattgcattgaagatttttttaatttgtttattcaacattttgttcttATGATTTTTTGTCACACATCCCTCCATACACTGTGCTTGTTTgtagggcaggattcaattggttttgattttctattcgccatgcatattatgtacaagacaaagatttgaaataaaaaactgaacacttatcaaaacttgatcaataagttttgattggaatggcaatacatccgccattacgcattcttGCCGAGGTAACCCCTGGGGCCAGGGCACCGTAGGTACCCCCAGGGGCTtagaaccgctgcactagaaAATCCAATTTTCCTCAGAAACCTCTTTTCCAGCTCCTTTGAAAAACCATTCGAGaactccttcaggagttccatcgagtattcctcctgaaattccctcAGAAACTTCTACAATAATTCCTGCATCAtgcatttttccggaaatttctccacgaACGTCTAAGAACTCCTCTGAAACTCTCACATCTCCGggaaaatttctagaggaattgttgagagaattccggaagaaatttctAGGGAATGTCTTGAACAGTAACCTTATTCAGCACCTCATTATCCAAAACATTTTAAACTGTAAATGTTCAAacaattaaaaacttaaaatatgAAGAacctgaaaaatttaaaaatttgatataaaaatttaaaattaaaacacttAAATatacgaaaatttaaaaaaatattcgagactacatataaaaatttatttttttaattcaaagaTATTTTTTACAGTTTAACAGTttaacaatttcaaaattttaaaatatcaaaattcaaatgacttgaaatcataataaaataataatgaaaaataatagaaatcaaaaaaatacaaaaaaacaaacaataaaaaaaatcaaaaaattaaaattaggtaatttcaaaattttgaaatctgaggtaaaaaaaattattgtacAGATCGtggaaaatttgtaaatttaaactaaaaattggTAGAGTAAATTTATGTTTGAAGCTGTGTGTGTGATGCTGAACATGATCCATTTTGAAGCACCTAAGCTAAACGTTGAGCTCACAAAAAATCTTTAATTCCAGCTTTCCAGCTTTTCCGTAGATACTAGAAAAAATTCGTACAAATTTTTGActtgaaaattcggaagaacttccatTCGAAACAGTTCCGTAAGAAAAATGCAGAACAATTTTTAGTAGAACTTTTCCAgattataaaacaaaaacaaaaatattttcggtgcgatatttttttcattttgctggGGTTTGTTGTTCTGTCACCTCAAATTATAAATGTAAAACAATCGCGCTTGGTTTTATTCGTCATCAAGGTGATCATTGAGTTATAATTAAACTATAATGATCATCATTAGAAGTAAGTTTTCTTCCTATTTCATGGCAGCCTTGCTATAGGAAAAGCAAAGGTTCTAATTAGAAAAGGACATTCTACACATTAGAATCACTATTACCGCTAGGCTTTGGTGTGTAATGGAAAAAGCTGTCAATTAATTTATGATGATTGTTTAGGAGGCTCAAGCATTCCCAGACCGAGTCCAAATCAGCTTACCTCAATCAACGCATACTTCACCGCTTTTATGGTTACCTTGCTCTGATTGTATATCTCACCCGTAACCAGAATATTCTCTCCCGGAATGTAAGCTCGTTTGTCCAGTCCAACATTGCAACGGATGGTCCCACCAAGCACTCCAACTCCAACCCGATGCCTGGCACTTGCTTCTAGGGGTTCCTTTTAatgaaaaatccagaaaaaatagCATCAAAGCGATTGCATCAATGTCAAGGCAACGAAAACACTCACACTCAGAAGCGGATCCTCCAGATTCAAATCGATCGGATTGAGCACGATGAAGACCTGCTGGTTCTTGTGCGTAATGCCGGAGGACTCCTTCAGGCTGGACTTGCAGTAGTACTGGATCCATCCGTGCTGTCCGAGAAACGTGGACGGGAGCGAAACCGGCAGACCCAACTTGAACGGGAAGCAGTGCACGCCGGGCGATAGGAGGATCGGCTTGTTGTCGAAGTCATCCAGCAGCTTCATCCGGAAATCGATGTAGTTCTCTTTGTCGTGGGACTTGTCCGGGCGCGTCATGGCTTTGGTTGCGTTGACGGTGCATTCGCCCAGCACGTGGAAATAGAGCCCTTCAAATCAAACCATCCAATAAAAcattcaaaaaatcttttcattatAAAATCATGTACAATATGTATGGTGATGAACTTAAAATCAAAGTAAAAAAATCACTAGTACATAAAGCATAAAAAATGTACAATAAatgtcagtggcgtagccagaaaattggtcagggagggttttctgaacatattttttttataaaaaaaaaattccttctaaaaatgttgtctctgggggggggggggttatgtccaaaaccacccccgtggctacgccactgataaaTGTATATACCcgcaatttcaatcatttacgATTGGGTGCAGAATTCAAAAGATGATTATGGTGTTGTTTCGGAAATTCGAGGTCTACTTGCAAATGCTACTAATTTCTCCACATCAATTTTATTGGATAAAAAAGACAGCTGAAATCGTCGGTTTCGCTATCAAGTTTAGTCCGATCCTACGCGCCTTGCTTTTAATATTATATGGAGAACAATTGACTAAATCAAAGCGTactaaaacaaaaattacatttaTCACAAACgagtaaaatataaatttgtagTTGACTCTCTCTCTAACTCGTTTACAAGTCCTGCCCACTGAACATaccaatttcaaaattttacctCTCCAAAACGGAATATGTTTCAATGGTTCTTCCAATACTGAGCGTGGTTCACTGTATTCATAAAGTAGGTAGTTgattcaaaagatattttgttTGTGCAATGAAAAGAACTCAACATTCTTAATTGATGTTGATTTTCCAACCAATAATTAAATACCACTGGAATAACCTCCTGCAAAAACTGCATGTCTCACCCAGAACAGCTGTGTTTTCCTGAGTCTCCAGCAGCACCCGCCCAGCTAGCACTTGACCCGGTAGGTACAACACAGAATCCCTGTCGAGGATGATTTGAAATTTCACCAACTTTTTCGACATTTTAACGAGTAGAAAAGCACTACAAATCTTTTTTAAAAACGACTATTGAAGCAACGATGCAACGATGAATACACTCTCGACTGATTCG
The nucleotide sequence above comes from Armigeres subalbatus isolate Guangzhou_Male chromosome 3, GZ_Asu_2, whole genome shotgun sequence. Encoded proteins:
- the LOC134227837 gene encoding arrestin domain-containing protein 2-like, coding for MSKKLVKFQIILDRDSVLYLPGQVLAGRVLLETQENTAVLGLYFHVLGECTVNATKAMTRPDKSHDKENYIDFRMKLLDDFDNKPILLSPGVHCFPFKLGLPVSLPSTFLGQHGWIQYYCKSSLKESSGITHKNQQVFIVLNPIDLNLEDPLLSEPLEASARHRVGVGVLGGTIRCNVGLDKRAYIPGENILVTGEIYNQSKVTIKAVKYALIETIQYYAHGKLLHQERRELAAIVRDRIKSGIRDVLQNGHLTVPPLPPTNLLGCHLIRMQYSVCILIEPNLMERQVALRVPITLGTYPFRRDEENLQQWVENYVRYPATLPVSRAPLLLAGESG